A window of the Brassica napus cultivar Da-Ae chromosome A2, Da-Ae, whole genome shotgun sequence genome harbors these coding sequences:
- the LOC106379475 gene encoding GDSL esterase/lipase At1g74460 — translation MKYLLVFFIVLGLNAINGYDCKIVQFIFGDSLSDVGNNRNLPRSLAQANLPFYGIDFGNGLPNGRFTNGRTVSDIISDKIGLPRPLAFLDPSMNEDVILANGVNYASGGGGILNETGGYFIQKFSLWKQIELFQGTQDVIVAKIGKKEAEKFFQQAGYVVSLGSNDFINNYLMPVYSDSWKYTDQTFVDYLMETLESQLRVLHSLGARKLMVFGLGPMGCIPLQRALSLDGKCQNKASSLAVRFNKAATTMLKDLETKLPNANYKFGEAYNLVNDVITNPQKYGFDNSDSPCCSFYRIRPALTCIPASTLCKDRSKYVFWDEYHPTDKANELVANILIKRFDFMRADDGTSEAPSPSPDLAPSPDDK, via the exons ATGAAGTATTTACTCGTTTTTTTTATCGTTCTTGGACTCAACGCGATCAATGGCTACGATTGCAAGATCGTCCAGTTTATATTTGGAGATTCATTGTCCGATGTAGGTAACAATAGAAACCTACCGAGGAGTTTAGCTCAAGCGAATCTTCCCTTTTACGGTATAGATTTTGGCAACGGTTTGCCTAATGGAAGGTTCACTAATGGCCGAACTGTTTCAGACATTATAA GTGATAAAATTGGGTTACCAAGACCATTAGCCTTTCTAGATCCATCAATGAATGAAGATGTAATACTTGCAAATGGAGTGAACTACGCCTCAGGAGGTGGTGGAATCTTGAATGAAACTGGTGGTTATTTC ATCCAAAAATTTTCTCTATGGAAGCAAATAGAATTGTTCCAAGGGACACAAGATGTAATTGTggcaaagatagggaaaaaagAAGCAGAGAAATTCTTCCAACAAGCTGGATACGTCGTCTCTTTAGGCAGCAATGACTTCATTAACAACTACTTGATGCCTGTCTATAGCGATTCTTGGAAGTACACTGATCAAACATTCGTCGACTACTTAATGGAAACACTTGAATCTCAACTTAGG GTGTTGCATAGTTTGGGAGCGAGGAAGCTAATGGTGTTTGGGTTAGGACCAATGGGTTGTATCCCACTCCAAAGAGCTTTAAGTCTCGATGGTAAATGTCAAAACAAAGCGAGTAGTCTTGCTGTGAGATTCAACAAAGCTGCCACCACAATGCTTAAAGATCTTGAAACCAAGCTCCCAAATGCAAACTACAAGTTTGGTGAAGCTTATAACCTCGTCAACGATGTTATCACTAACCCACAAAAATACG GATTCGACAACTCGGATTCGCCGTGTTGCTCGTTCTACAGAATCAGGCCGGCGCTGACGTGTATTCCGGCGTCGACATTGTGTAAAGACAGAAGTAAGTATGTGTTTTGGGATGAGTATCATCCCACCGATAAGGCCAACGAGCTCGTTGCTAATATTCTTATCAAGAGGTTTGACTTCATGCGTGCTGATGACGGTACCTCCGAGGCTCCTTCTCCGTCCCCGGATCTAGCTCCTTCTCCCGATGATAAATAA
- the LOC106381375 gene encoding geranylgeranyl diphosphate reductase, chloroplastic, with the protein MASFTLKSFTGLRQSSPDQTSFVSNVPSSLSLPQRRTSLRVTASRASPNLANRKLRVAVIGGGPAGGAAAETLAQGGIETILIERKMDNCKPCGGAIPLCMVGEFNLPLDIIDRRVTKMKMISPSNIAVDIGRTLKEHEYIGMVRREVLDQYLRERAEKSGATVINGLFLKIDLPENWDTPYVLHYTEYDGKTGATGQKKTMEVDAVIGADGANSRVAKSIGAGDYDYAIAFQERIRIPDDKMTYYEDLAEMYVGDDVSPDFYGWVFPKCDHVAVGTGTVTHKGDIKKFQLATRNRAKDKILGGKIIRVEAHPIPEHPRPRRLSKRVALVGDAAGYVTKCSGEGIYFAAKSGRMCAEAIVEGSQNGKKMIDESDLRKYLEKWDKTYLPTYRVLDVLQKVFYRSNPAREAFVEMCGDEYVQKMTFDSYLYKRVAPGSPLEDLKLAVNTIGSVFRANALRREIEKLNV; encoded by the exons ATGGCGAGTTTCACACTCAAATCCTTCACCGGACTCCGTCAATCCTCACCAGATCAGACCAGCTTCGTCTCCAATGTCCCGTCGTCACTCTCTCTCCCCCAGCGACGAACCTCTCTCCGCGTAACCGCATCCAGAGCCTCTCCCAACCTCGCTAACCGTAAACTCCGCGTCGCCGTCATCGGCGGAGGTCCGGCGGGAGGAGCCGCCGCCGAAACTCTCGCTCAGGGAGGCATCGAGACGATCCTCATCGAGCGTAAGATGGACAACTGCAAGCCTTGCGGCGGCGCGATCCCTCTCTGCATGGTCGGCGAATTCAACTTGCCTCTCGACATCATCGACCGGAGGGTCACCAAGATGAAGATGATTTCTCCTTCGAACATCGCCGTGGACATCGGCCGTACGCTTAAGGAGCATGAGTATATAGGTATGGTGAGGAGAGAGGTTCTTGACCAGTACCTGAGGGAGAGAGCGGAGAAGAGTGGAGCCACCGTTATCAACGGTCTCTTCCTTAAGATTGACTTGCCGGAGAATTGGGACACGCCGTACGTGTTGCATTACACGGAGTACGACGGGAAAACAGGAGCTACGGGACAGAAGAAGACCATGGAGGTTGACGCTGTTATCGGAGCTGACGGAGCTAACTCTAGAGTTGCGAAGTCCATCGGCGCCGGAGATTACGACTACGCCATCGCGTTTCAG GAGAGAATTAGAATTCCAGATGATAAGATGACGTACTATGAGGATCTAGCTGAGATGTACGTCGGAGATGACGTGTCTCCGGATTTTTACGGATGGGTTTTCCCGAAATGCGACCATGTAGCTGTCGGAACAGGTACTGTTACTCACAAAGGTGACATCAAGAAGTTCCAGCTCGCGACTAGGAACAGGGCCAAGGACAAGATTCTAGGAGGAAAGATCATCCGCGTGGAGGCTCACCCTATACCGGAACACCCGCGTCCACGTAGGCTCTCCAAGCGTGTGGCTCTTGTTGGTGATGCTGCAGGGTACGTGACGAAATGTTCTGGTGAAGGGATCTATTTCGCTGCAAAGAGTGGGAGAATGTGCGCTGAAGCTATCGTTGAAGGCTCACAGAATG gCAAGAAGATGATTGATGAGAGTGACTTGAGGAAGTACTTGGAGAAATGGGACAAGACATACTTGCCTACTTACAGGGTTCTTGACGTGTTGCAGAAAGTGTTTTACAGATCTAATCCTGCTAGAGAAGCGTTTGTGGAGATGTGTGGTGATGAGTATGTTCAGAAGATGACGTTTGATAGTTATCTTTACAAGAGAGTTGCTCCGGGTAGTCCTTTGGAGGATTTGAAGTTGGCTGTGAACACTATTGGGAGTGTGTTTAGAGCTAATGCTTTAAGGAGAGAGATTGAGAAGCTGAATGTTTAA
- the LOC106378146 gene encoding protein RKD2 produces the protein MDLSSLHFFSLSLSRFYINGFSLSSFTTQPYLSCSHCTMADHTLNEENPFSVLTHSLSFDDHRSIHKLLFSLTLLFSCNLNSHMLYCTRSLLTYPSFEWEEEHLFMNNSVYEAFPLPTPLPDLEPLSQDVLESYSSASLNVTDQNRGQGDLEQNTEEEAVQETTNKRKINRYVTTYTTFSTSKALSMETISLYFYMPITQAATELDVGLTLLKRRCRELGFTRWPHRKLMSLLALISNVKKFEGGENAEKLKNALLEMLENQKRRIEENPDLEFDDKTKRLRQACFKATHKMKKKASLKSDHLCGFAKEFN, from the exons ATGGATTTATCATCACTTCATTtcttctctctatctctctcccgTTTCTATATAAATGGTTTCTCCCTCTCTAGCTTTACAACACAACCTTATCTCTCTTGCTCGCACTGTACAATGGCTGATCATACACTCAACGAAGAGAACCCGTTCTCAGTTCTAACCCATTCACTTTCCTTTGATGATCACAGGTCAATTCATAAGCTTTTGTTTAGTTTAACTTTGTTATTTTCTTGTAATCTAAATTCTCATATGTTATATTGCACACGCAGCTTGTTAACGTATCCTTCATTTGAATGGGAAGAAGAGCATCTTTTTATGAACAACTCTGTCTATGAAGCTTTTCCTTTGCCTACACCTTTACCTGACCTTGAACCCTTGTCTCAAG ATGTACTCGAGTCATATAGCTCTGCATCATTGAACGTAACAGACCAGAACAGAGGACAAGGTGACTTGGAGCAGAATACTGAAGAAGAAGCAGTGCAAGAGACGACTAATAAGAGGAAAATTAACAGATATGTTACTACCTACACAACCTTTTCAACTTCAAAGGCGTTGTCCATGGAAACTATATCTCTATACTTCTACATGCCAATAACTCAGGCAGCTACTGAACTCGACGTTGGTTTAACTCTTCTAAAAAGAAGATGTCGCGAGCTAGGCTTTACTCGGTGGCCTCATCGCAAACTCATGAGCCTACTAGCTCTGATTAGTAACGTCAAG AAGTTTGAAGGAGGAGAGAATGCAGAAAAACTCAAGAACGCACTGCTGGAGATGCTAGAGAATCAGAAGAGGAGGATTGAAGAGAATCCGGATTTGGAGTTTGATGACAAGACAAAGAGGCTAAGACAAGCTTGTTTCAAGGCTACAcacaagatgaagaagaaggcaaGTCTCAAGTCTGACCACTTGTGTGGTTTCGCAAAAGAGTTTAATTAG
- the LOC106379829 gene encoding transcription factor PRE3-like: protein MSGRRSRSRQSSGTTRMSEDQINDLVIKLQQLLPELRDSHRSDKVSAARVLQDTCNYIRNLHREVDDLSERLSELLANSDTAQAALLRSLLTQ from the exons atgtcgGGAAGAAGATCACGTTCGAGGCAATCATCAGGAACTACAAGGATGTCAGAGGATCAGATCAACGATCTCGTAATCAAGTTGCAGCAGCTTCTTCCTGAGCTCAGGGACAGTCATCGTTCCGACAAG GTTTCAGCAGCAAGAGTGTTGCAAGATACATGCAACTACATAAGGAATCTGCATAGAGAGGTTGATGATCTCAGTGAGAGGCTATCTGAGTTACTCGCAAACTCAGACACTGCTCAAGCCGCTTTACTCAGAAGCTTACTTACCCAATAA